One segment of Salvelinus fontinalis isolate EN_2023a chromosome 42, ASM2944872v1, whole genome shotgun sequence DNA contains the following:
- the LOC129840954 gene encoding sialic acid synthase-like, translated as MPLKFELCPGRMIGGSNPCFIIAEIGQNHQGDIEIAKKMIKMAKDCGADCAKFQKSELEHKFNKRALERPYTSKQSWGKTYGEHKRHLEFSHIQYVELQNYAKEVGIFFTASGMDEMAVEFLHELDVPFFKVGSGDTNNFPYLEKTAKKGRPMVISSGMQSMETMRRVYQTVKKHNQNFCILQCTSAYPLEAEDVNLRVIAEYQKEFPDIPIGYSGHESGVHISVAAVALGAKVIERHVTLDKSWKGSDHEASLEPSELTELVKAIRLVERSLGTSIKQMLPCEKPCHDKLGKSVVAKVAIPKGTVLSMDMLGVKVGEPKGVPPENIFQLVGKSVTEDVEEDESITPDVVESYGKKIKC; from the exons ATGCCTCTGAAATTCGAGCTTTGTCCTGGCAGGATGATTGGGGGTTCTAACCCCTGTTTCATTATTGCAGAAATTGGACAGAACCACCAGGGAGATATCGAAATTGCCAAGAAAATGATCAAGATGGCTAAG GACTGTGGGGCAGACTGCGCCAAGTTTCAGAAGAGTGAACTTGAGCACAAGTTCAACAAGCGTGCCCTGGAGCGTCCGTACACCTCCAAACAATCCTGGGGAAAGACGTATGGAGAGCACAAGCGCCACCTTGAGTTCAGTCATATACAATACGTAGAGCTTCAGAATTATGCAAAGGAGGTTGGAATTTTCTTTACTGCTTCAGGAATGGATGAG ATGGCTGTGGAGTTCCTACATGAGCTTGATGTGCCCTTCTTCAAAGTTGGTTCAGGGGACACCAACAACTTTCCCTATCTGGAAAAGACTGCAAAAAAAG GTCGCCCCATGGTGATATCCAGTGGGATGCAGTCGATGGAGACAATGAGACGGGTCTACCAGACAGTCAAGAAACACAATCAGAACTTCTGCATCCTGCAGTGCACCAGTGCCTACCCATTGGAGGCTGAAGATGTCAACCTGCGTGTCATCGCA GAATACCAGAAGGAATTCCCTGATATTCCCATCGGATATTCCGGGCACGAGTCTGGGGTCCACATCTCCGTGGCAGCAGTGGCGCTGGGGGCAAAGGTCATTGAGCGTCACGTGACCCTGGACAAGAGCTGGAAGGGAAGTGACCACGAAGCTTCTCTGGAGCCCTCTGagctgacagagctggtgaaagCCATCCGTTTGGTGGAGAGGTCTCTGGGGACGAGCATCAAGCAGATGCTGCCCTGTGAGAAGCCATGCCACGATAAG CTGGGGAAATCAGTGGTGGCCAAGGTGGCGATCCCCAAAGGCACGGTGCTGAGTATGGACATGCTGGGGGTGAAGGTGGGAGAGCCGAAGGGTGTTCCCCCCGAGAACATCTTCCAGCTGGTGGGCAAGTCCGTCACAGAGGACGTGGAGGAGGACGAGAGTATCACCCCAGACGTGGTCGAAAGCTACGGCAAGAAGATCAAGTGCTGA